One Plasmodium coatneyi strain Hackeri chromosome 14, complete sequence genomic window carries:
- a CDS encoding Transporter — protein MSGKKVKGKDGGRKEKSLIASMSWFGFITFEWITIILNKLKAEDNFTLPKVEEDAGIEYYAYKLGNNLRGFKKRKRQNGRCNMNPNGGSHENSSNGTSNRETYYPVQKRGIIFALLKTFRNQLCCITFFYVIHTLYLIFVALCIENYILLIRGKGNPWIPYVQRHKEIAFGLFLVVVICFDLFFDAVLTFFDYRLRLNMEITLMYFLYKINLEKFRGRLISNPYIGVGNVQDGVAMLPGGETKKGDQHTVQIEGVSDDRVGGGPVSCDPMGCEAAARETLSREVIVNDAVLEEAHTVGSKRQVKISDDQLGERSPRMEVNSSVAKGEHNQCTEEPPRQEDKTENDSCDLNIYNIMFVDTPFLIYFISSMIDLCNMIIKFTISFYMFYYKMGREAVVDGILLITFLYSLMFAFELASSVFKIRHLKCRDARINNMHHILKEYKLMKMFNWEAIAFDYVNRHRKKEMKVCTIRIYLGSLSNYMNAISMNVVEVAIFFIFIRGEINSHKPINVSSIITPLFLYKSLIAGMSNLPNIINNLLEGVINICRINRYIDHYMFQQGDGCGYSGNDHPIGINTTTTTAYGGHSRNNLNTQCEDANWRNFFKYFFFHKGYKMTSGGKSTTNRDDYHYGGDKGDDARGGITTEKIAEVTSTRGTDHHHGDVILKMDRCYFSPERPPTGRGSDGRDDPTPGDALLKNVNLTVKNNTLVVILGNVGSGKTLFFNALLGKLRLSQGNCYVKSFAQDMPVMYVPQFYWVTIGTIRSMILFGNRFDPYLYYRVIVESELINDMNTFKRKDLRYVNDEHSLSKGQKARICLARALYHHYIHMSDLLIDYERDALVNKKWREKVTSGNIYKGDTDQVGKKVTDDEPPSQEEKYELHDGNNSTNYTLNATDMINTCSHVSPVKKAMHSGLEGNEQKRHNGGSNDHVIIGQTGEMHTENSDLFKKNSLLKECLDQEQMSYLYLLDDLFCALDPCICKNIFYNLFCSEENVEGFKRNCSFVLTANQNIWNSFLDEELIRHLQYGVEIYRLQDRTLVYEGDIHTYMKKKGIVAQRGEYSKEGSSLSAVSTLNNRSKMVEFFTEQQSGRKNSHKNDTKYQKFVTLKELKSTYSFKLEPLDSAFMHAFGRKYTTVTQNYVEKRKDHMMNTGRSVSLSSLGSMRKMTISNYAEVLVKEKKSYVGGTSDKRDDKRDDKRDSKRDNKSNRSFEQDDKITLHEFEKVNRVLQAKLKHNYMYEYMGYDENGDEGEEEDLRFKGNIKWETFVWYLRMIGTPIIAFILLFMVVSIFTDEIKNMLLFLASTIIKSKGQKESEILEKQLAYMKWFVLLPCVSLVTTLISFMLIAHGIAVSATKVHTEVLMSILYAPIHTFYSNNLGNIINRFITDINVLDNGIIKRIYKTFYTFFRFLFTIFLLNYMVLQTAYVLPMIIFLIYVCVFEKYSRGCKEAQRGYLSAHAPLCTIYSNTIMGKEIIYLYKKNKYFLDLYSKRVFEYRNYTIFKWCLTIWASLYVQLIVLCLTAFYIIYPYVLHPYIGNKKDPNFLNEEKNASTIGYCITFSCSLGFIIKSLLYDYTHVEKEMCSTQRLEECSQMFKEHVNYEDKGEALPTQVPEVKCEPEKCTPIKFAPTKCTPTDVTNDLTATCVPNDGKANYGLHFENVFVSYKKKIFIDKSRNLYYYANEKSCLRNMNLYALKGQKIGIVGRSGAGKSTTILSVLGLIPTTRGTISIEGRDIKTMSLEERKSIIGLLPQSSFVFFHWNIRTYIDPYNNFTDDQIMDAFKLIGINLQTEDLYKYIYKQKKKNTHDGRGIPNGREKCNKSNSTTGANFLSLSDDCIRYLALVRIFLNRHSYKLVLIDEIPVLNLNLSNSNANNFFSSDVKSFEYIIRNYFSHITVLIIAHDVSTLSCCDFIYVVAKGEVSYKCSYAEIKTQAALAALIQQQTE, from the coding sequence ATGAGTGGAAAGAAGGTGAAGGGAAAGGATGGCGGGAGAAAAGAGAAGAGCCTTATTGCAAGCATGTCATGGTTCGGTTTTATAACCTTCGAATGGATCACCATTATACTGAATAAGCTAAAGGCGGAAGACAACTTCACTCTCCCCAAAGTAGAAGAAGATGCAGGGATTGAATACTACGCGTACAAGTTGGGGAATAATTTGAGGGgatttaaaaagaggaagagacaAAATGGCAGATGTAATATGAACCCAAATGGAGGATCTCATGAAAACAGTTCGAATGGAACGTCCAACAGGGAGACTTACTACCCGGTGCAGAAGAGGGGAATCATATTTGCCCTGCTAAAAACGTTTAGGAACCAACTATGTTGTATTACGTTCTTCTATGTAATACACACGCTGTATCTCATTTTTGTGGCGCTATGCATAGAAAACTATATACTCCTCATTAGGGGGAAGGGCAACCCTTGGATTCCCTACGTTCAGAGACACAAAGAAATAGCATTTGGCTTGTTCCTAGTTGTAGTCATATGCTTCGATTTATTTTTCGACGCCGTTTTAACATTCTTTGACTACCGCTTAAGGTTAAACATGGAAATCACCCTCATGTACTTtttgtataaaataaatttggaGAAATTTAGGGGAAGATTAATCAGCAATCCATATATCGGCGTGGGGAATGTGCAGGACGGGGTGGCCATGTTACCAGGGGGGGAGACCAAGAAAGGGGATCAACACACGGTGCAAATTGAGGGTGTTTCAGACGACCGGGTTGGTGGGGGGCCCGTCTCCTGCGACCCGATGGGGTGTGAAGCTGCTGCAAGGGAAACGCTTTCAAGGGAAGTCATTGTGAATGACGCTGTTTTGGAGGAAGCGCACACAGTCGGTTCTAAGCGACAAGTAAAAATCAGTGATGATCAGTTGGGAGAAAGGTCCCCCCGTATGGAAGTAAACTCCAGCGTCGCTAAGGGTGAGCACAACCAATGCACAGAAGAGCCACCCCGCCAGGAAGACAAAACAGAGAACGACTCCTGCGATCTCAACATATACAACATAATGTTTGTGGATACACCCTTCCTTATCTACTTCATCAGTTCCATGATAGACCTTTGCAACATGATCATTAAGTTTACCATTTCGTTCTACATGttttattacaaaatgggTAGGGAAGCAGTAGTGGATGGAATTCTTCTAATAACATTTCTGTATAGTCTAATGTTTGCCTTTGAATTAGCGTCAAGCGTTTTTAAGATAAGGCACCTAAAATGTCGTGACGCCCGCATAAATAACATGCACCATATATTGAAGGAATACAAGCTGATGAAAATGTTCAACTGGGAAGCCATCGCTTTCGACTATGTTAATAGACACAGAAAGAAGGAGATGAAAGTTTGCACGATTAGAATTTACCTCGGTTCGTTAAGTAACTATATGAACGCCATTTCAATGAATGTTGTAGaggtagccattttttttattttcatcagAGGAGAGATAAACAGCCATAAACCAATCAACGTCAGCTCCATCATCACTCCTTTGTTTCTGTACAAGTCGCTCATAGCTGGCATGTCCAACCTGCCTAACATTATAAATAACCTTCTCGAGGGGGTCATCAACATTTGCAGAATCAACAGGTACATCGACCACTACATGTTTCAGCAGGGTGACGGTTGTGGGTACTCCGGGAACGACCACCCGATTGGCATAAACACCACAACCACAACTGCATATGGGGGTCACAGCAGGAACAATTTGAATACACAATGTGAGGACGCCAACTGGAGGAACTTCTTcaagtattttttcttccacaaAGGGTACAAAATGACCAGCGGGGGTAAGAGCACTACTAACAGGGACGATTACCACTACGGCGGTGACAAGGGGGATGACGCACGTGGAGGAATAACTACCGAGAAGATAGCCGAAGTGACCAGCACGCGTGGTACGGACCACCACCACGGGGAcgtcattttaaaaatggacaggTGTTACTTCTCTCCGGAGAGGCCACCCACGGGAAGAGGTTCCGACGGTCGGGATGACCCCACCCCGGGAGACGCCCTCCTGAAGAATGTGAACCTAACGGTAAAGAACAACACCCTGGTGGTGATTCTAGGCAATGTGGGATCTGGGAAGACGCTGTTCTTTAACGCCCTTTTAGGAAAGCTAAGATTATCGCAGGGGAATTGCTACGTGAAGAGCTTCGCCCAGGACATGCCCGTGATGTACGTGCCACAGTTCTACTGGGTAACCATAGGTACAATCCGTTCCATGATCCTATTCGGAAATAGGTTTGACCCGTATCTGTACTACCGAGTTATTGTAGAGAGCGAGCTCATAAACGATATGAACACCTTCAAGAGGAAGGACCTACGATACGTGAATGATGAGCACAGTCTGAGCAAAGGACAGAAAGCGAGAATCTGCTTAGCCAGGGCGCTGTATCatcattatatacacatgagtGACTTGCTGATCGATTATGAGAGAGATGCTCTAGTGAATAAGAAGTGGCGTGAAAAAGTCACCTCAGGGAATATTTACAAAGGGGACACAGAtcaggtgggaaaaaaagtaaccgATGACGAGCCCCCTTCACAGGAGGAGAAGTACGAACTACACGACGGGAACAACTCCACCAACTATACTTTAAACGCAACTGACATGATCAACACGTGTTCACATGTTAGTCCAGTGAAGAAAGCAATGCACAGTGGGTTGGAAGGAAACGAACAGAAGAGACACAATGGAGGAAGTAATGACCATGTGATCATCGGACAAACAGGAGAAATGCACACAGAGAATAGTGACCTTTTCAAAAAGAACTCTCTTCTGAAGGAATGCCTGGATCAGGAGCAAATGTCCTACCTGTACCTCCTGGATGACCTCTTCTGTGCATTAGATCCATgcatatgcaaaaatattttttacaacctCTTCTGTAGTGAAGAAAACGTGGAAGGATTTAAGAGGAACTGTTCTTTTGTCCTCACGGCAAACCAAAACATCTGGAACAGCTTCCTGGATGAGGAGTTAATTCGCCACCTACAATATGGTGTCGAAATTTATCGTCTGCAAGACCGCACGTTGGTGTACGAGGGGGACATCCACACgtatatgaagaagaaggggattGTGGCACAACGGGGGGAATACTCCAAAGAGGGGTCCTCTCTGAGTGCAGTTTCCACCCTGAACAATAGGAGCAAAATGGTGGAATTCTTCACAGAACaacaaagtggaagaaagaacagCCACAAGAACGACACAAAATATCAGAAGTTTGTAACGTTGAAGGAGCTGAAAAGTACCTATTCCTTCAAACTGGAGCCACTGGATTCTGCGTTTATGCATGCCTTCGGAAGGAAGTACACCACGGTGACGCAAAACTATGTGGAAAAACGCAAAGACCATATGATGAACACAGGCCGTAGCGTGAGCCTTAGTAGTTTGGGGAGCATGCGAAAAATGACGATCAGCAATTATGCGGAGGTGCTagtaaaggagaagaagagctACGTCGGGGGGACAAGTGATAAGCGTGACGATAAGCGTGACGACAAGCGGGACAGCAAGAGGGACAATAAGAGCAACCGGTCCTTCGAGCAGGACGATAAAATAACGCTGCACGAGTTTGAAAAGGTTAACAGAGTTTTGCAGGCAAAGCTGAAGCATAActatatgtatgaatacaTGGGGTATGACGAAAATGGAGATGAGGGCGAAGAAGAGGATCTCCGTTTTAAGGGGAACATAAAGTGGGAGACGTTTGTCTGGTATCTTCGTATGATAGGTACCCCCATTATTGCATTCATACTGCTTTTCATGGTAGTCTCCATCTTTACagacgaaataaaaaatatgttgcTCTTTTTGGCAAGCACGATCATTAAGAGTAAAGGACAGAAGGAGTCCGAAATTTTAGAGAAGCAGCTAGCATACATGAAGTGGTTTGTCCTTCTACCGTGTGTATCCCTGGTGACCACGTTAATTTCCTTCATGCTGATAGCCCACGGAATAGCAGTTTCAGCTACTAAGGTCCACACGGAAGTACTTATGAGCATTTTATACGCCCCGATTCATACCTTCTACAGCAACAACCTGGGGAACATAATAAACCGATTCATCACAGACATAAATGTTTTGGACAATGGGATCATCAAACGGATCTACAAAACGTTCTATACGTTCTTTCGTTTTctgttcacaatttttctcctcaacTATATGGTTCTTCAGACAGCGTATGTATTGCCCATGattatttttctcatctACGTTTGCGTTTTTGAAAAGTATTCACGAGGCTGCAAGGAAGCCCAACGAGGATACCTCAGTGCACACGCCCCTCTGTGCACCATCTACAGTAACACCATAATGGGGAAAGAGATAATTTACCTCTACAAGAAGAACAAGTACTTCCTCGATTTGTATTCCAAGCGGGTCTTCGAATATAGGAATTATACCATTTTCAAGTGGTGCCTAACAATATGGGCCTCCCTCTATGTGCAGCTCATCGTATTATGTCTGACCgccttttatataatttaCCCCTATGTTCTGCACCCCTACATTGGGAACAAGAAGGACCCCAACTTTTTgaacgaggaaaaaaacgccaGCACCATTGGTTACTGTATTACCTTCTCCTGCAGTTTGGGCTTTATCATTAAGTCTCTTCTGTATGACTACACGCACGTGGAAAAGGAGATGTGCAGCACACAGCGTCTGGAGGAATGTTCGCAGATGTTCAAGGAGCACGTGAACTACGaggacaagggggaagcgCTTCCCACGCAGGTACCAGAGGTGAAGTGCGAACCGGAGAAATGCACACCGATTAAATTCGCACCGACGAAGTGCACACCGACTGATGTAACAAACGACCTAACAGCAACGTGCGTACCGAACGATGGAAAGGCCAACTACGGGCTGCACTTCGAAAACGTCTTCGTGAGCTACAAGAAGAAAATCTTCATCGACAAGTCACGTAACCTGTACTACTACGCAAACGAAAAGTCCTGTCTGCGAAATATGAACCTATACGCACTGAAGGGGCAGAAGATTGGCATTGTAGGAAGGTCGGGGGCGGGGAAGAGCACCACCATCCTCTCGGTACTAGGTCTCATACCCACCACCAGGGGAACCATATCGATCGAAGGCAGAGATATCAAAACCATGAGtttggaagaaagaaaaagcatcATTGGTCTCCTCCCTCAGTCCTCTTTCGTATTCTTCCACTGGAACATACGCACGTATATAGACCCCTACAACAACTTCACGGATGACCAAATTATGGATGCCTTCAAATTAATAGGTATTAACCTCCAAACGGAGGATTTATACAAATACATCTacaagcagaagaagaaaaatactCACGACGGTAGAGGAATACCTAacggaagggaaaagtgCAATAAGAGTAACTCCACCACCGGAGCAAACTTCCTGTCCCTCTCGGATGACTGCATTCGTTACTTAGCTTTGGTAAGAATCTTCCTAAACAGACATTCGTACAAGCTTGTTCTAATCGATGAGATCCCTGTTCTCAACTTAAACCTAAGCAACAGCAATgcgaataattttttctctagTGACGTCAAATCCTTTGAATACATCATACGGAACTACTTCTCTCAC